A genomic segment from Geitlerinema sp. PCC 7407 encodes:
- a CDS encoding gamma-glutamylcyclotransferase — protein sequence MSVHPGQPTRVWVPESQAAEPSFYYFAYGSCMCPVDLKRSLGESTHAYVLGPASLHGYRLGFYRRSPFRDCGVLDVVKDARSSVQGVLYKLPWRLSDRLDEREEVPRGGYRHETVSVQCRGRQFSSVRTYVVVNKLARELAPNDWYFNVVMRGAVTCGLPEQYCWQLFQHMHQLQQREEPIQIRRSA from the coding sequence ATGAGCGTTCACCCTGGACAGCCCACTCGTGTATGGGTCCCCGAGAGCCAAGCTGCTGAACCCAGCTTTTATTACTTCGCCTACGGCTCTTGCATGTGTCCAGTGGATCTGAAGCGATCGCTCGGTGAATCGACCCACGCCTACGTCCTGGGGCCTGCCAGTCTTCACGGCTATCGCCTCGGCTTCTATCGCCGCTCTCCTTTTCGGGACTGCGGCGTCCTGGATGTGGTGAAAGATGCCCGCTCGTCGGTCCAGGGGGTTCTCTACAAACTGCCCTGGCGCTTGAGCGATCGCCTCGATGAGCGCGAAGAAGTCCCCCGGGGCGGCTATCGCCACGAGACGGTCAGCGTCCAGTGCCGAGGACGCCAGTTCAGCAGCGTGCGCACCTACGTCGTCGTCAACAAGCTCGCGCGCGAACTCGCCCCCAATGACTGGTACTTCAATGTGGTGATGCGCGGCGCCGTGACTTGCGGACTGCCGGAGCAGTACTGCTGGCAGCTTTTTCAGCACATGCACCAGCTCCAGCAGCGCGAAGAGCCAATCCAGATTCGTCGCTCTGCTTAG
- a CDS encoding PAS domain-containing protein, translating to MTIVQAGNQCNTLDSLFSGNGEMAALMRAHDWTKTPLGPVEHWPQSLRTTLSIILNSGYPMFVWWGKHYANLYNDAYRPVLGASKHPQFLGQSGKDCWSEIWDAVGGMAERVMTAGEPSWAEDFLLLMDRYGYLEETYFTFSYSPVRDETGGVGGIFCACIETTKQVLGERRLRTLRDLAAQAGEAKDVDVACKIAVTTLANNPADLPFALLYLLDESGESAHLVGVAGLEAGTPASPTTLDLSGDLSGNRDLQPHIWPLHEAIETNQAVRVEQVIERFGALSGGPWDESPHTALIVPVASHGQARPTGLLVAGISPRRALDDDYQGFLELVASQIASAIADARAYEVERQRAESLAEIDRAKTLFFSNVSHEFRTPLTLLLAPAEDALADTDAPLAPAQRDRIHTIHRNALRLLKLVNTLLDFSRIEAGRIEAVYEPTDVGTLTAELASTFRSLIERAGLDLIVDCPPLAKTIYLDREMWEKIVFNLLSNAFKFTLTGSITVGVRDLKDRVELTIADTGIGIPKDELPRLFERFHRIKGSQGRSFEGSGIGLSLVQELVKLHGGAIAVTSSPGRGTCFQISLPTGSAHLPANRIGSTRTLATTALGAIPYLEEAARWLPNDTPSPPTWDSSDMPQQFGPFLVRAAPAIAPASILVVDDNSDMRDYLRHLLEQRYSIRTAQDGIAALEMVRQSCPDLVLTDVMMPRLDGFGLLRELRASPQTREIPIILLSARAGEESRVEGLEAGADDYLTKPFSTREMLARVEANLKMAQVRRETARAEQMLRRSAEEARHEAEAIAERMTQILENMHDAFVSLDADWRVTYQNRAAEHINNDIPRSQTLGKTHWEVWPASVGSEIEIQYRRAVADQVPIHFEHHYYDPPHYAVWLEIHACPFRGGLNIFFRDISDRKQAEATLHDNQIQLQQQLAEIEAIYQSAPVGLNVLDANLRFVRINRQFAEMNGRPMEAHLGRTLREVLPDLADTLEGLLEPLLQTGVPLFNVEISGETSSQPGVERTWLEHFSPLKNGETVIGISTVCEEITERKIIERERQKAAEELRRAKEELEIRVLERTAALRQSNAELHQSESTLRSFFNSGAMLMGIIELCGKTILHISDNVAAARFLKTTPEAMKNQRDRALGIPQKVTQAWIRACQQAAAQQSPVQFEYCHSFDSEQRWLAASVSPITVQEPDSPRFSYIVEDITQRKLAEAEHRKAEEQIEASLREKEVLLKEIHHRVKNNLGIVSGLLQMQVRRNQNPQANIILRDSQNRIASIALVHEKLYRSDDLANIDFSQYVRDLVVYLFDSYDISSRQIALTIHVENVSLDIETAIPCGLVINELVSNALKHAFPNNQAGQIQIHFSQQPAAETSHSQRKFTLMVRDDGIGLPVDLDIRRTKTLGMALIQGLVRQIGGQLEIHNQTGTTFIISFTQNSL from the coding sequence GTGACCATTGTGCAAGCGGGCAATCAATGCAACACGCTAGACAGCCTGTTTTCGGGAAATGGCGAAATGGCGGCCCTCATGCGCGCTCACGACTGGACCAAAACCCCGCTAGGTCCGGTGGAGCACTGGCCCCAGAGTCTGCGGACCACTCTCAGCATCATTCTGAATTCGGGCTATCCCATGTTTGTCTGGTGGGGCAAGCACTACGCAAATCTCTACAATGACGCCTACCGGCCAGTCCTTGGCGCTAGCAAACATCCCCAATTTTTGGGACAGTCCGGCAAAGATTGCTGGAGCGAGATTTGGGATGCGGTCGGCGGTATGGCCGAGCGCGTGATGACGGCCGGAGAGCCCAGCTGGGCAGAAGATTTTTTGCTGCTGATGGATCGCTACGGCTATCTCGAAGAGACCTATTTCACCTTTTCCTACAGCCCGGTGCGGGATGAAACGGGGGGAGTCGGCGGCATCTTTTGTGCCTGTATCGAGACCACCAAGCAAGTGCTAGGAGAGCGGCGGCTGCGCACTCTGCGCGACTTGGCTGCCCAAGCGGGCGAAGCCAAAGACGTTGACGTTGCTTGCAAAATTGCCGTTACGACTCTGGCCAATAATCCGGCCGATCTCCCTTTTGCGCTGCTCTATTTGCTGGATGAAAGTGGAGAGTCTGCCCACCTTGTGGGAGTAGCGGGGCTGGAGGCGGGCACGCCCGCCAGCCCGACCACCCTTGATCTATCCGGGGATCTATCCGGAAATAGAGACCTTCAGCCCCACATTTGGCCTTTGCATGAGGCGATCGAGACCAATCAGGCGGTGCGCGTGGAGCAGGTGATCGAGCGCTTTGGGGCGCTCAGCGGCGGGCCCTGGGATGAGTCGCCCCACACGGCGCTCATTGTGCCGGTGGCGTCCCACGGGCAGGCGCGACCGACGGGGCTGTTGGTGGCGGGGATTAGTCCGCGGCGGGCGCTAGATGATGACTATCAGGGGTTTTTGGAGCTGGTGGCCAGCCAAATTGCCTCTGCGATCGCCGATGCTCGGGCCTACGAGGTGGAGCGCCAGCGGGCTGAGTCTCTCGCCGAAATCGATCGCGCAAAGACGCTGTTTTTTAGCAATGTTTCCCACGAGTTTCGCACGCCGCTGACCCTCCTGCTGGCCCCCGCCGAAGACGCCCTGGCAGATACCGACGCCCCTCTGGCACCGGCGCAGCGCGATCGCATTCACACGATCCACCGCAACGCTCTCCGTCTGCTCAAGCTGGTCAACACCCTGCTGGATTTTTCGCGCATCGAGGCAGGGCGGATCGAGGCGGTGTATGAGCCGACCGACGTTGGCACCCTGACTGCCGAGCTCGCCAGTACGTTTCGATCGCTGATCGAGCGGGCGGGTCTGGACCTGATCGTCGACTGTCCGCCCCTGGCCAAGACGATCTATCTCGATCGCGAAATGTGGGAAAAGATTGTTTTCAATCTGCTCTCCAATGCCTTCAAATTCACGCTGACGGGGTCGATTACCGTGGGCGTGCGCGACCTCAAAGATCGAGTCGAGCTCACGATCGCAGATACGGGTATTGGGATTCCCAAGGATGAGCTGCCCCGTCTCTTCGAGCGTTTTCACCGCATCAAAGGGTCTCAGGGCCGCAGCTTCGAGGGATCGGGCATTGGGCTGTCTCTGGTTCAGGAACTGGTCAAGCTCCACGGTGGGGCGATCGCCGTCACCAGCAGCCCCGGTCGCGGCACCTGCTTCCAGATCTCCCTCCCCACCGGCTCAGCGCACTTGCCGGCCAACCGGATCGGCTCAACGCGAACCCTGGCCACCACGGCTCTCGGAGCCATACCCTACCTGGAGGAAGCGGCCCGCTGGCTCCCCAACGACACCCCTAGCCCGCCAACCTGGGACAGCAGCGACATGCCCCAGCAATTCGGCCCATTTTTGGTGCGGGCCGCCCCGGCGATCGCCCCCGCCTCCATCCTGGTGGTGGACGACAACAGCGACATGCGGGACTACCTCAGGCATCTCCTGGAGCAGCGCTACAGCATCAGAACCGCCCAAGACGGCATCGCCGCTCTGGAAATGGTGCGCCAGAGCTGCCCTGACCTGGTTCTGACAGACGTCATGATGCCCCGCCTCGATGGCTTCGGGCTCTTGCGAGAGCTGCGCGCCAGTCCCCAAACTCGCGAGATCCCGATTATTCTCCTCTCGGCCCGCGCCGGGGAAGAGTCCCGCGTTGAAGGTCTCGAAGCGGGCGCCGATGACTATCTGACCAAGCCTTTTTCGACTCGTGAAATGCTGGCCCGGGTCGAAGCCAACCTGAAGATGGCCCAGGTGCGACGAGAAACCGCCCGGGCAGAGCAGATGCTGCGGCGATCGGCAGAAGAGGCGCGTCACGAGGCAGAGGCGATCGCCGAACGGATGACGCAGATCCTCGAAAACATGCACGATGCCTTTGTGTCCCTGGACGCCGACTGGCGAGTCACCTACCAAAACCGGGCCGCCGAGCACATCAACAACGACATTCCCCGCAGCCAGACCCTCGGCAAAACCCATTGGGAGGTCTGGCCCGCCTCCGTGGGCAGCGAGATCGAGATCCAGTACCGCCGTGCCGTGGCCGATCAGGTTCCCATCCATTTCGAGCACCATTACTACGATCCGCCCCACTACGCAGTGTGGCTAGAAATCCATGCCTGTCCCTTCCGGGGGGGACTCAATATCTTTTTCCGAGATATCAGCGATCGCAAGCAGGCCGAGGCCACCCTCCACGACAATCAAATCCAGCTCCAGCAGCAGCTCGCAGAAATCGAAGCGATCTATCAATCTGCCCCTGTAGGACTCAATGTTCTAGACGCCAATCTCCGCTTTGTGCGGATCAATCGCCAGTTTGCCGAAATGAATGGACGACCCATGGAAGCCCATCTCGGCCGAACCCTCCGGGAAGTCCTGCCTGATCTGGCAGATACCCTCGAAGGTCTCTTGGAGCCCTTATTACAGACAGGCGTTCCACTATTTAATGTTGAGATTAGTGGTGAAACCTCCTCCCAGCCAGGGGTAGAGCGCACGTGGCTGGAACACTTTTCCCCTCTCAAAAATGGCGAAACAGTCATTGGCATCAGCACGGTATGCGAAGAGATCACCGAGCGCAAGATTATTGAGCGAGAGCGCCAAAAAGCAGCCGAGGAGCTTCGCAGAGCCAAAGAAGAGTTAGAAATTCGCGTTCTAGAGCGCACCGCCGCCCTACGCCAAAGCAACGCTGAGCTACACCAGAGCGAGTCTACCCTGCGCAGCTTCTTCAACAGTGGCGCTATGTTGATGGGCATTATCGAGCTGTGCGGAAAGACGATTTTGCATATCTCCGACAATGTAGCAGCGGCGCGCTTTCTCAAGACCACTCCCGAAGCGATGAAAAATCAGCGCGATCGCGCCTTGGGGATTCCGCAAAAGGTAACTCAGGCGTGGATCAGGGCCTGTCAGCAAGCCGCAGCTCAGCAGTCTCCCGTCCAGTTTGAGTACTGCCACAGCTTTGACAGCGAGCAGAGATGGCTGGCGGCCAGCGTCTCTCCCATCACGGTCCAAGAGCCGGATTCACCGCGATTTTCTTACATCGTGGAGGACATCACCCAGCGCAAACTCGCGGAGGCCGAGCACCGCAAAGCCGAGGAGCAAATAGAGGCCTCTCTGCGCGAAAAAGAGGTGCTGCTCAAAGAAATCCATCACCGCGTCAAAAATAACCTTGGGATTGTCAGCGGTCTTTTGCAGATGCAGGTCCGCCGCAATCAAAATCCCCAGGCCAATATCATTCTGCGAGATAGCCAAAACCGCATTGCTTCGATCGCGCTAGTGCACGAAAAGCTCTACCGGTCGGACGATCTGGCCAATATCGACTTCTCACAATATGTCCGGGATTTGGTGGTGTATCTCTTTGACTCCTATGACATCAGCTCTCGCCAGATCGCTCTCACCATCCACGTCGAAAACGTCAGCCTCGATATCGAAACCGCCATTCCCTGCGGCCTGGTGATCAATGAGCTCGTTTCTAATGCCCTCAAGCACGCCTTTCCCAATAATCAAGCAGGGCAAATCCAGATCCACTTTTCCCAGCAGCCTGCGGCTGAAACTTCACACAGTCAGCGCAAGTTCACGCTCATGGTCCGAGATGACGGTATTGGGCTGCCGGTCGATTTGGATATCCGGAGAACCAAAACCTTGGGAATGGCTTTGATTCAGGGGCTTGTTCGACAGATTGGCGGCCAGCTAGAGATCCACAACCAAACTGGCACGACATTTATCATTTCCTTTACCCAAAACTCACTGTGA
- a CDS encoding DJ-1/PfpI/YhbO family deglycase/protease encodes MAPTNGNRSIHIAFLIEQGFEDSEFQIPYLALRETGARVTVVGSRMNSEYHGKQGKVTVKPEATATEVRSEDFDLIVIPGGHAPDVMRTNPNMVRLIMDAMGQEKLIAAVCHGPQLLIEADQLRGRRATGFRAIRKDMQNAGATYIDEAVVVDGNLITSRQPGDLPMFTTVILSQLGLSLKDTHLPDLGDRQFAWWKLGENWGGSSRGDIIRALETAIIGERYTLSEFRQYAERARDPELTLVLQEVCVTKERNLHRLESRLADFGERVTWQSTASEAYATLQNWLQANDNDQMSIVRRALGDLQTGVVDAFQISISLTDPITAEIFDEVEMNLALHEERLGDYYRARQGANVQPPTPTTMAGVS; translated from the coding sequence ATGGCTCCGACGAACGGCAATCGATCCATTCACATTGCATTTTTGATTGAGCAAGGGTTTGAAGATTCAGAATTTCAGATTCCTTATCTGGCCCTGAGAGAGACTGGAGCCCGAGTGACCGTCGTGGGCTCCCGCATGAATAGCGAGTATCACGGCAAGCAGGGCAAAGTCACCGTCAAGCCCGAGGCCACCGCGACGGAGGTGCGATCGGAGGATTTTGATCTGATTGTGATTCCGGGGGGGCATGCGCCGGACGTGATGCGCACCAACCCCAACATGGTGCGGCTGATCATGGACGCCATGGGCCAAGAAAAGCTGATTGCGGCGGTCTGCCACGGGCCGCAGCTCCTGATCGAGGCGGACCAGCTGCGCGGGCGACGGGCGACAGGGTTCCGCGCCATTCGCAAGGATATGCAGAATGCGGGGGCCACCTACATCGACGAGGCGGTGGTGGTGGATGGCAACCTAATTACGTCGCGTCAGCCGGGCGATCTGCCGATGTTCACGACGGTGATCCTCAGCCAGCTGGGCCTGTCCCTAAAGGATACGCACCTGCCTGATTTGGGCGATCGCCAGTTTGCCTGGTGGAAGCTGGGCGAAAACTGGGGCGGATCCAGTCGCGGCGACATCATCCGAGCCCTAGAGACGGCCATCATTGGCGAACGCTATACCCTGTCTGAGTTTCGTCAATACGCTGAGCGGGCTCGCGATCCAGAGCTGACCCTGGTGCTACAAGAAGTCTGCGTCACCAAGGAGCGGAACTTGCATCGTTTGGAGTCTCGTCTGGCGGACTTTGGGGAGCGGGTGACCTGGCAGTCCACGGCCAGCGAGGCCTACGCGACGCTGCAAAACTGGCTCCAGGCCAATGACAATGACCAGATGAGTATTGTTCGGCGAGCGCTTGGAGATTTGCAGACGGGAGTGGTAGATGCCTTTCAGATCAGCATCAGCCTCACCGACCCGATCACGGCGGAGATCTTTGACGAGGTAGAGATGAATCTGGCGCTCCACGAAGAGCGCTTGGGTGACTACTACCGCGCTCGTCAGGGAGCCAATGTCCAGCCGCCCACGCCAACGACAATGGCGGGTGTGAGCTAG
- a CDS encoding response regulator: MDADTLSPTNALSLVRILIVEDEYILAVNLQEGLESLGYTVLDIADSAESAIEKAVELQPNLILMDIRLRGDRDGIEAAEQIWNLLQIPIIYITGHSDKSTVERATLTSPFGYILKPIREKELYVAIQTALNRYEREQFLGTVLRGMGDGVIVVDAQCRVKYLNRVAEGLTGWSSEEAKDQDIGSVATFLDEKTRSPIDNPLLEAIAHENTVYLSTGALLVLKNGRTIPASDSAAPLRDNSGRITGAVLVFRDDTQRRLIEERNLANERTLQMEKQLIELQRLNQLKDDFLATTSHELRTPLSNIKLAICMLETVLNNQENIPTIANTKAETVSRYLSILRDQCDQELSLVNDLLDMRSLEAESYVLELAEISFQEWLPQLLEGFQERARSHHQTLEISIDEDLPLCTSDIASLTRIVAELLNNACKYTPAHESIQVMAHLLPAPPAPESCAMTQAQGAVPWVEIVVRNSGVEIPDAQLSKIFDPFYRIPNNNPWKHRGTGLGLALTKRLAEYLQGAIAVENKGGWVVFRVQFPLKVPPPTL, encoded by the coding sequence ATGGATGCCGACACCCTCTCTCCTACCAATGCGTTAAGTCTCGTCCGTATTTTGATTGTTGAGGATGAATATATTCTGGCGGTCAATCTCCAGGAGGGGCTGGAGTCCTTGGGATATACCGTCTTGGATATCGCAGATTCGGCGGAGTCAGCGATCGAGAAGGCCGTCGAGCTACAGCCTAACTTGATCTTGATGGATATCCGCCTGCGCGGCGATCGCGACGGCATTGAGGCGGCCGAGCAGATCTGGAATTTGCTGCAAATCCCCATCATCTATATCACGGGGCACTCCGACAAAAGCACCGTCGAGCGGGCTACGCTCACCTCGCCCTTCGGCTACATTCTCAAACCCATTCGCGAGAAAGAGCTCTACGTCGCCATCCAAACCGCCCTCAACCGCTATGAGCGAGAGCAGTTTTTGGGCACTGTTCTGCGCGGCATGGGAGATGGGGTGATCGTGGTGGACGCCCAGTGCCGGGTCAAATATCTCAATCGAGTTGCCGAGGGGCTGACAGGGTGGAGTTCGGAGGAGGCAAAAGATCAAGACATTGGCAGCGTCGCTACTTTCCTAGATGAAAAAACGCGATCGCCCATCGACAATCCTTTGCTGGAGGCGATCGCTCACGAGAACACCGTTTATCTCAGCACGGGAGCACTATTGGTCCTGAAAAATGGCCGCACGATTCCCGCCTCTGACAGCGCGGCCCCACTCAGAGATAACAGCGGACGCATTACCGGCGCGGTTTTGGTCTTTCGAGATGATACCCAGCGGCGCCTAATCGAGGAGCGAAATCTTGCCAATGAGCGCACGCTTCAGATGGAAAAACAGCTCATCGAGCTACAGCGCCTCAACCAACTTAAAGATGATTTTTTAGCAACAACGTCCCACGAACTGCGGACTCCCCTCTCGAATATCAAATTAGCAATTTGTATGCTGGAAACCGTTTTAAATAATCAAGAAAATATCCCTACCATCGCAAACACCAAAGCAGAAACGGTGAGCCGCTATCTGTCTATTCTCCGAGATCAGTGCGATCAGGAATTGAGTCTGGTGAATGATCTCCTCGATATGCGATCGCTAGAGGCAGAGTCCTATGTACTCGAGCTCGCAGAGATCTCTTTTCAGGAGTGGCTCCCCCAGCTGCTAGAGGGTTTTCAGGAGCGTGCTCGCTCCCACCACCAAACCCTCGAGATCAGCATTGACGAGGATCTACCGCTCTGCACATCAGACATAGCCAGCCTCACGCGCATCGTCGCTGAGCTGCTAAACAATGCCTGCAAATATACGCCGGCCCATGAATCGATTCAGGTGATGGCGCATCTTCTACCGGCTCCCCCAGCGCCAGAATCCTGCGCGATGACCCAGGCCCAGGGTGCAGTGCCTTGGGTGGAGATCGTCGTGCGCAACTCTGGTGTGGAGATTCCAGATGCTCAGCTTTCGAAGATTTTTGATCCCTTCTACCGCATCCCCAACAACAATCCCTGGAAGCATCGCGGTACAGGGCTGGGCTTAGCGCTGACCAAACGATTGGCGGAGTATCTCCAGGGAGCGATCGCTGTGGAGAATAAAGGAGGATGGGTTGTATTTCGGGTACAGTTTCCCCTGAAAGTCCCACCGCCGACCCTATGA
- a CDS encoding chemotaxis protein CheB yields the protein MSIQLIVMGTSWGGLNALETLLPDLPPTFAVPIAVVQHRHRHSEDLGNFLQRFSPLPVLEVEDKTALAPGQVYLAPADYHLLVESPRLGEKACFSLSTEAPVQHARPSIDVLFESAADAYGEAVVGVVLTGASRDGAQGLQRIKAKGGWTIVQDPGTAESATMPTAAIATTEVDYVLSLAEIVPCLMKLCQPLLR from the coding sequence ATGTCGATCCAGCTGATCGTGATGGGGACGTCCTGGGGCGGGCTAAACGCGCTGGAGACCCTGCTGCCGGATCTGCCGCCGACCTTTGCGGTGCCGATCGCGGTGGTGCAGCATCGCCACCGCCACTCTGAAGACCTGGGCAATTTTTTGCAGCGCTTTAGTCCGTTGCCGGTGCTGGAGGTGGAGGACAAGACGGCGCTGGCGCCGGGACAGGTGTATCTGGCGCCGGCGGACTATCACCTGCTGGTGGAGTCGCCCCGGCTAGGCGAGAAAGCGTGTTTTTCGCTGTCAACGGAGGCGCCGGTGCAGCACGCCCGCCCTTCCATCGATGTGCTGTTTGAGTCGGCGGCGGACGCCTATGGCGAGGCGGTGGTGGGGGTGGTGCTGACGGGGGCAAGCCGCGACGGGGCGCAGGGATTACAGCGAATTAAGGCGAAGGGGGGGTGGACCATTGTGCAGGATCCGGGAACGGCAGAAAGTGCAACGATGCCGACGGCGGCGATCGCGACGACAGAGGTGGACTATGTGTTGTCTCTAGCGGAAATTGTTCCTTGCTTGATGAAGTTGTGTCAGCCTTTGCTGAGGTAA
- a CDS encoding response regulator — protein MQPDVLPCEPQVHQEKVNILLVDDHPENLLTLEAILADLGENLVKAHSGQEALRCLLEQDFAVILLDVQMPELDGFETATLIRKRPRSRQTPIIFVTAFSTSNNLVFKGYSLGAVDYLLKPLEPAILRSKVNVFVDLYRKTAALERQARQLEMTQRELQVANSQLNHLNADLEQRVLQRTAQLEATNRSLESEIRDRKQAELALQESEKRLRLATMAANLGMWFWDLATGEIVFTPRGLDLFGVQGQTSMTYPEFVAKLHPGDRDRIQGVVAEVLRSRQEYNEEYRVLEPDGQIRWIAARGRGLYNAEGQAVQMMGVVLDITKRKATEAALRQSDERFRQFADNIQDVFWIFELAEDQKRLLYVSPAYEQIWGRSLSALYDDYHEWLDAIHPDDRDRVMLFLCENMVRDEFSVEYRVIRPDGSIRWVRDRGFPVRDAQSGEVVRVTGITEDITDRKQSEAEREQLLASEQAARAEAEAASRIKDEFLAILSHELRSPLNPILGWAKLLRSRKLDEATTHRALETIERNVKLQAQLIEDLLDVSRILRGKLVLNQTHVTLPSTIEAAIETVQLSADAKSISIVSDLDTTLGPVLGDPNRLQQVIWNLLSNAVKFSPDGSTVTIRLRRVDEDPVPPDQAVIGMWPTQSMGDRLPYAKIEVIDTGRGIKPDFLPYVFERFRQADSTTTRVFGGLGLGLAIVRYLIEMHGGAVWVESQGEGHGATFTVLLPLLSATSEAALEPPDASLVLDLSGIRVLLVDDEEDTREVVACTLTQYGAQVTIAQSAREVLTILDRDPPPHILLSDIGMPEMDGYTLLRSLRSRTDDLAQLPAIALTAYASEADTQRTRDVGFQQHIAKPVEPLSVIRAILQLVQST, from the coding sequence ATGCAGCCAGATGTCTTGCCCTGTGAGCCGCAGGTTCACCAGGAGAAGGTGAATATTTTGCTGGTGGATGACCACCCAGAAAATCTCTTGACCCTGGAAGCGATCTTGGCGGATCTGGGGGAGAACTTGGTGAAGGCCCACTCGGGCCAGGAGGCGCTGCGCTGTCTGCTAGAGCAAGATTTTGCGGTGATCTTGCTGGATGTGCAGATGCCGGAGCTAGACGGTTTTGAGACGGCGACGCTGATTCGCAAGCGGCCGCGATCGCGCCAGACGCCGATTATTTTTGTCACGGCCTTTAGCACTAGCAATAATCTGGTCTTCAAGGGCTACTCCCTGGGAGCGGTGGACTATCTGCTCAAGCCTCTGGAGCCGGCGATCTTGCGCTCTAAGGTGAATGTGTTTGTCGATCTCTACCGCAAAACGGCGGCCCTGGAGCGTCAGGCTCGGCAGCTTGAGATGACTCAGCGCGAGCTCCAGGTGGCCAATAGCCAGCTCAACCATCTCAATGCGGACCTCGAGCAGCGAGTGCTCCAGCGGACGGCGCAGCTGGAGGCGACCAATCGCAGCCTGGAAAGCGAGATTCGCGATCGCAAGCAGGCGGAACTGGCGCTCCAGGAGAGCGAAAAGCGGCTGCGGCTGGCGACGATGGCGGCGAATCTGGGCATGTGGTTTTGGGATCTGGCGACGGGGGAAATTGTCTTCACGCCGCGAGGCCTGGATCTGTTTGGGGTTCAGGGCCAGACCTCTATGACCTATCCGGAGTTTGTGGCGAAGCTGCACCCAGGCGATCGCGATCGCATTCAGGGGGTGGTGGCTGAGGTGCTCCGGTCGCGCCAGGAGTACAACGAAGAGTACCGGGTGCTGGAGCCCGATGGCCAGATTCGCTGGATTGCGGCTCGCGGACGGGGCCTCTACAACGCTGAAGGGCAGGCAGTCCAGATGATGGGGGTGGTCCTGGACATTACGAAACGCAAGGCCACGGAGGCGGCGCTGCGCCAGAGCGATGAGCGCTTTCGCCAGTTTGCGGACAATATCCAAGATGTGTTCTGGATTTTTGAGCTGGCGGAGGACCAGAAGCGGCTGCTCTACGTCAGTCCGGCCTATGAGCAGATCTGGGGGCGATCGCTGTCAGCGCTCTATGACGATTACCACGAGTGGCTAGACGCCATTCACCCAGACGATCGCGATCGCGTGATGCTTTTCTTGTGCGAAAACATGGTGCGAGACGAGTTCTCGGTGGAGTATCGGGTGATCCGACCCGACGGCTCGATCCGCTGGGTGCGCGATCGCGGCTTTCCGGTGCGCGACGCCCAAAGTGGTGAAGTGGTGCGCGTGACGGGCATTACCGAGGACATCACCGATCGCAAACAGAGCGAAGCCGAGCGCGAGCAGCTCCTGGCCAGCGAGCAGGCGGCCCGGGCTGAAGCGGAGGCGGCCAGCCGAATCAAGGATGAATTTCTGGCGATCTTGTCCCACGAGCTGCGATCGCCCCTCAACCCGATCTTGGGCTGGGCCAAGCTGCTGCGATCGCGCAAACTAGACGAGGCCACCACCCACCGAGCCCTGGAAACCATCGAGCGCAACGTCAAGCTCCAGGCCCAGCTGATCGAAGATCTCCTCGATGTCTCCCGCATTCTGCGCGGGAAACTGGTGCTCAACCAGACCCACGTCACCCTGCCATCGACCATCGAAGCCGCCATCGAGACGGTCCAGCTCAGCGCCGACGCCAAGTCCATCTCCATCGTCAGCGACCTAGATACGACCCTGGGGCCTGTGCTGGGCGATCCCAATCGGCTACAGCAGGTGATCTGGAATCTGCTGTCTAATGCGGTGAAGTTCTCGCCGGACGGCAGCACGGTCACCATTCGCCTCCGGCGGGTCGATGAAGACCCAGTACCGCCGGATCAGGCCGTGATTGGCATGTGGCCCACCCAGTCCATGGGCGATCGCCTTCCCTACGCCAAGATCGAGGTTATCGATACGGGCCGCGGCATCAAACCTGACTTTTTGCCCTACGTGTTCGAGCGCTTCCGACAGGCCGACAGCACCACCACCCGGGTATTTGGGGGGTTGGGCCTAGGGCTGGCCATCGTCCGCTACCTGATCGAGATGCACGGCGGGGCCGTCTGGGTCGAGAGCCAAGGCGAGGGCCACGGGGCGACCTTCACCGTGCTGCTGCCGCTGCTGTCTGCCACCAGCGAGGCGGCATTGGAGCCGCCAGACGCCTCGCTGGTGCTTGATCTGAGCGGGATTCGGGTGCTGCTGGTGGATGACGAAGAGGATACGCGGGAGGTCGTGGCCTGCACCCTGACGCAGTATGGTGCCCAGGTGACGATCGCCCAATCGGCCCGAGAGGTACTGACGATCTTGGATCGAGACCCCCCTCCCCATATCCTGCTGAGCGACATTGGCATGCCGGAGATGGACGGTTACACGCTGCTGCGATCGCTGCGATCGCGCACCGACGACCTTGCCCAGCTACCGGCGATCGCCCTCACCGCCTACGCCTCCGAAGCCGATACCCAGCGCACCCGAGACGTCGGATTCCAGCAGCACATCGCCAAACCCGTCGAACCCCTCTCGGTCATCCGCGCCATTCTTCAGCTCGTCCAGTCCACCTAG